One part of the Bdellovibrio sp. KM01 genome encodes these proteins:
- a CDS encoding M48 family metalloprotease, with the protein MTNTNTKVWVFILSTSLALLILGYQFGERLGLIIGFLLALLLNFIVFFYGENRVLFKLRAQRVKGQDAWGVLDMVERMSHQLGMPAPAVFMTPHSSVNAFCVGHSWKNGSLGFTLGLLQKLSAKELEAVVAHQLCHIRRLDTFAFSVSSTLANSVVGLGQFLDSFLPYRLQFFMPLLSPIGWLIIKAVVGEKSFFENDLMASELLNNRHPLGEVLWRLEGLAQTQPLEIPACTSHLFIVNPEGFKQKNLFLKSHPSIETRLQKLMGYYPI; encoded by the coding sequence ATGACGAATACGAACACGAAAGTTTGGGTTTTCATTCTATCCACATCCTTAGCGCTGCTTATTTTGGGCTACCAGTTCGGCGAACGTTTGGGATTAATTATTGGATTTTTATTAGCCCTGCTTTTAAATTTCATCGTGTTCTTTTATGGCGAAAACCGCGTACTGTTCAAACTTCGCGCCCAACGCGTGAAAGGCCAAGATGCCTGGGGCGTTCTGGATATGGTGGAGCGCATGTCCCACCAACTGGGCATGCCGGCACCAGCAGTATTTATGACTCCGCACTCTTCCGTGAATGCATTTTGCGTGGGGCATTCCTGGAAAAATGGTTCTTTGGGTTTCACACTGGGTCTTTTGCAAAAGTTAAGCGCCAAAGAACTTGAAGCGGTCGTTGCCCATCAACTTTGTCACATTCGTCGCTTGGATACTTTTGCCTTCAGCGTCAGCTCGACGCTTGCGAACTCAGTTGTAGGCTTGGGACAATTTTTAGATTCATTCCTACCCTATCGTTTGCAATTCTTTATGCCGCTGTTGTCGCCGATTGGTTGGTTGATTATCAAAGCGGTTGTGGGTGAAAAGTCTTTTTTTGAAAATGACCTCATGGCGTCTGAATTATTAAATAATCGCCATCCTTTGGGCGAAGTTTTGTGGAGACTTGAGGGCCTTGCGCAAACTCAACCTTTAGAGATCCCGGCTTGCACCAGCCATTTGTTTATTGTGAATCCCGAGGGTTTTAAGCAAAAGAATTTGTTTTTAAAATCCCATCCGTCGATTGAAACCCGCCTGCAAAAGCTAATGGGTTACTATCCGATCTAA
- a CDS encoding methyl-accepting chemotaxis protein, whose amino-acid sequence MQQLSLKTKLLLLTTALIGVSIAVGVTSYISLARVSTEYNWIATRTMPKMEQLDQMFLNYRKIRINLTVLGLDGLPKEQAEQSVNAVVSGIQDYEKSNKAYTDLEFIVGQKDHYEKLQSSWLEFKDLSEELLKLYKTGTPADHAKMMTLLFEEAPKKAEIYTVAVNTLADFHRVASDKKVQSAISIRDSSNTLIMVIVIGGTLFGSIFGFLFSSALATTLNRISDDIYGAAAQTASGGTQLASASVQLSTGATEAAASLEETVASIEELSSMVKLNTSHAQEANQLSQSSRDSAEKGAHEIEQLITAMNAIAEGSKKIEEIIHVIDDIAFQTNLLALNAAVEAARAGEQGKGFAVVAEAVRALAQKSAESAKGINSLIKDNVEKSERGAVIAGNSGAVLKQILTSVKKVADLNGEISAGSHEQSTGLEQITKAMNQLDQATQGNAASSEEVAASSEEMSAQANTLSSLVGELRVLVHGANKAATKKEPHASPQLREVA is encoded by the coding sequence ATGCAACAGTTGAGCCTGAAGACGAAATTATTATTACTCACGACCGCTTTGATTGGAGTCAGTATCGCAGTGGGAGTCACCAGTTATATATCTCTCGCGCGAGTGAGTACTGAGTACAATTGGATAGCCACACGTACCATGCCTAAAATGGAACAATTGGATCAGATGTTTCTGAACTACCGTAAAATTAGAATCAACCTCACTGTTTTGGGTCTTGATGGCTTGCCAAAGGAACAAGCAGAGCAAAGTGTAAATGCCGTGGTCTCGGGAATTCAGGACTATGAAAAGTCAAATAAGGCCTACACTGACTTGGAATTTATTGTGGGACAAAAAGATCACTACGAAAAGCTGCAGTCGTCATGGCTCGAGTTTAAAGATCTAAGCGAAGAGCTTTTAAAGCTTTATAAAACGGGAACTCCAGCAGATCATGCCAAGATGATGACGTTGCTGTTTGAGGAGGCCCCTAAAAAAGCCGAGATCTATACCGTTGCCGTGAACACCCTTGCCGACTTCCACAGAGTGGCCTCGGACAAAAAGGTTCAATCAGCAATTTCAATCCGTGATTCTTCGAACACTCTGATTATGGTGATCGTTATCGGGGGAACATTATTTGGTTCGATTTTTGGCTTTCTTTTCTCGAGTGCACTGGCCACGACTTTGAATCGCATCAGCGACGATATCTATGGGGCGGCAGCGCAGACGGCTTCAGGAGGCACTCAACTTGCTTCTGCCAGTGTGCAATTGTCAACGGGCGCAACGGAGGCTGCGGCTTCACTGGAAGAAACAGTCGCCTCTATTGAAGAGCTTTCCAGTATGGTGAAGCTCAACACCTCCCATGCCCAGGAAGCGAATCAATTGTCGCAGTCATCCCGAGACTCAGCGGAAAAAGGCGCTCATGAAATTGAACAGCTGATCACGGCGATGAATGCGATCGCGGAAGGTTCAAAAAAGATCGAAGAAATTATTCATGTGATCGACGATATCGCCTTTCAAACAAACTTGTTGGCACTGAACGCCGCAGTCGAGGCTGCCCGGGCCGGAGAACAGGGCAAAGGCTTTGCCGTCGTGGCAGAAGCGGTGCGCGCACTGGCACAGAAAAGCGCCGAGTCCGCAAAAGGTATCAACTCTCTTATTAAAGACAACGTGGAAAAAAGCGAAAGAGGTGCCGTTATCGCTGGCAACAGTGGCGCCGTCCTTAAGCAAATTCTGACGTCCGTTAAAAAGGTTGCCGACTTAAATGGCGAGATCTCTGCCGGCAGCCACGAGCAGTCCACTGGTTTAGAGCAAATAACCAAGGCGATGAATCAATTGGACCAAGCGACTCAAGGAAATGCGGCTTCATCTGAAGAAGTGGCCGCTTCCTCCGAGGAAATGTCAGCGCAAGCGAACACTTTAAGTTCACTAGTCGGAGAACTAAGAGTATTAGTCCACGGGGCGAATAAGGCTGCGACTAAAAAAGAGCCCCACGCATCCCCGCAACTTCGCGAAGTCGCCTAG
- a CDS encoding DUF4010 domain-containing protein — protein MKKWLPYMIVIAVLLAASFVVPHRTVDPWGLFNPYSLIRILLALTALQVFSSLLMSFLRGHHAGLLLGFLGGLISSTALAVSLSNQSQDCSEDEARLLSLTYLSALLGTVVLAAVLSMIGSDQLNWRLQGVFLGPIVVSLWLVVWRARSIQKIQFKPDSIPTLSVKSVLSLGLIIMLFLVFSKVLQTYLGEVGQYYLTFLTCLFELHGSIIGNTQLLQNGTVNAATAGNLFALGILASYIAKMAIVIVMGSRSFKKRIIKYTGWLSLSLIVAWVFASAALAF, from the coding sequence ATGAAAAAGTGGTTGCCCTATATGATAGTGATTGCGGTGCTCTTGGCAGCATCTTTTGTGGTACCTCACCGCACGGTGGATCCTTGGGGTCTATTTAATCCCTACAGTCTTATCCGAATTTTATTAGCACTGACGGCGCTTCAAGTTTTTAGTTCTTTACTGATGAGTTTTTTACGCGGGCACCATGCCGGCCTGTTGTTGGGTTTTTTAGGTGGATTAATTTCCAGCACCGCCTTGGCAGTTTCCCTTTCTAATCAAAGCCAGGACTGTTCGGAGGATGAAGCGCGGCTGCTGAGTCTGACTTACTTAAGTGCTCTTTTGGGAACGGTTGTACTAGCCGCTGTTTTATCTATGATTGGCTCGGATCAGCTCAATTGGAGATTGCAAGGCGTCTTTCTTGGGCCAATTGTAGTGAGCCTGTGGCTGGTCGTGTGGCGAGCTCGTTCTATTCAAAAGATTCAATTTAAACCTGATTCCATTCCGACTTTAAGTGTGAAATCTGTACTTTCTCTGGGTCTTATAATCATGTTGTTTCTTGTTTTTTCAAAAGTGCTGCAGACCTATTTGGGAGAAGTGGGGCAGTACTATTTAACATTCTTGACCTGCTTGTTTGAGCTTCACGGTTCCATTATTGGTAATACACAGCTTTTACAAAATGGCACTGTTAATGCCGCGACAGCGGGGAATTTATTCGCCTTGGGAATTTTGGCTTCTTATATCGCAAAAATGGCTATCGTGATTGTGATGGGAAGTCGGTCCTTTAAGAAACGTATTATCAAATACACGGGTTGGCTGAGTTTATCTTTAATCGTCGCCTGGGTGTTTGCTTCGGCAGCGCTTGCATTTTGA
- a CDS encoding trypsin-like peptidase domain-containing protein has protein sequence MKKFLFLLVATSLVAGPQSQAQSSSLPKDPPKMNLTAPLPANLFVELAKAINPAVVNISTTAIPKNMPRGGRDPMLDMLEQLYGLRMQQPQQQQKPQMMGLGTGFIIREDGLIVTNNHVIAGADQIKVQLSEDSKDLYEATLIGSDERTDIALIKIKPKTKLTVAVLGSSKDLEVGEWVAAFGNPFGHGHSMSKGIVSSKGRGIAEINKIPLIQTDASINPGNSGGPLVNTKGMVVGVNSAIDARAQGIGFAIPIDEVKALIPQLESKGRIARGWIGAALGDLDPEAAEYLGMGEQSGAVITQLDPRGPATRAGLRIYDIVTEFNGRTIDSSLSLVDAVSDSSIGKPTQAKIIRDRKPMTVSVVVAERPEDNVKFRKTDVKKYDGQKAPFNVGFTIIDPTPAIRSEWGLPDDMKQPIVIETTRNSAASKAGLAVGDVILDVNKQAVSNSKDVLKNLKKGSNTLRIARNSRIQIINIDTP, from the coding sequence ATGAAGAAGTTTTTATTCCTTCTAGTCGCGACCTCCCTGGTGGCAGGTCCCCAATCTCAGGCTCAATCCTCAAGCCTTCCCAAAGATCCCCCGAAAATGAATCTGACGGCTCCACTTCCTGCAAATCTTTTTGTGGAATTGGCGAAAGCAATCAATCCTGCGGTCGTGAATATTTCAACGACGGCGATTCCCAAGAACATGCCACGCGGCGGACGTGATCCAATGCTGGATATGTTAGAGCAGCTGTATGGCCTGCGCATGCAGCAACCTCAGCAACAGCAAAAACCCCAGATGATGGGCCTGGGAACGGGTTTTATCATTCGTGAAGACGGTTTGATTGTTACGAACAATCACGTGATCGCAGGGGCTGACCAAATCAAAGTTCAATTAAGTGAAGATTCCAAAGACCTTTACGAAGCAACATTGATCGGGAGCGACGAGCGCACGGACATCGCACTTATCAAAATCAAACCAAAAACAAAACTAACTGTGGCGGTTTTGGGTTCTTCGAAAGACCTTGAAGTCGGTGAATGGGTTGCAGCCTTCGGTAATCCATTTGGCCATGGCCACTCGATGTCTAAAGGGATTGTATCCTCGAAAGGTCGCGGCATTGCCGAGATCAACAAGATCCCTTTGATTCAAACAGATGCTTCCATCAATCCGGGTAACTCGGGTGGTCCTTTGGTGAATACCAAAGGCATGGTGGTTGGTGTGAACTCGGCAATCGATGCACGCGCTCAAGGTATCGGTTTTGCAATTCCAATCGACGAAGTGAAAGCTTTGATCCCGCAACTTGAATCCAAAGGTCGCATCGCGCGCGGCTGGATTGGTGCAGCCTTGGGAGATCTTGATCCGGAAGCCGCCGAGTACCTGGGAATGGGCGAGCAAAGTGGTGCTGTGATCACTCAGCTTGATCCTCGCGGTCCCGCAACTCGTGCCGGTCTTAGAATTTACGATATCGTGACCGAGTTTAATGGTCGCACGATCGATAGTTCATTAAGCCTGGTGGATGCTGTCAGCGACTCTTCGATTGGCAAACCGACTCAGGCGAAAATTATTCGCGACAGAAAGCCGATGACTGTCAGTGTGGTCGTTGCCGAGCGTCCTGAAGACAACGTAAAATTCAGAAAAACAGATGTAAAAAAATACGACGGTCAAAAAGCTCCATTCAACGTGGGCTTTACAATCATCGACCCTACCCCTGCCATCCGCAGTGAATGGGGCTTACCTGATGACATGAAACAACCCATTGTCATTGAGACCACTCGCAACTCGGCGGCAAGCAAAGCGGGCCTGGCCGTGGGAGACGTGATCTTGGACGTGAACAAGCAAGCGGTTTCAAATTCCAAAGACGTTTTGAAGAATTTGAAAAAAGGCAGCAACACTTTACGTATTGCTCGCAATTCCAGAATTCAAATCATCAACATCGATACGCCTTAA
- a CDS encoding helix-turn-helix domain-containing protein, with product MGRVVKGIKDKELGKLVRNLSKNLHRERTRLGFTMQGLASMAQMATSTVFEIENGKVEDVRMSTITALARQLDIDPLDLLK from the coding sequence ATGGGACGTGTTGTTAAAGGGATTAAAGACAAAGAGTTGGGCAAGCTGGTGAGGAATTTGTCGAAAAATCTGCACAGGGAGCGGACTAGGCTAGGGTTCACTATGCAAGGTCTGGCCTCGATGGCTCAGATGGCGACCTCCACAGTATTTGAAATTGAAAATGGAAAAGTCGAAGATGTGCGCATGAGTACAATCACGGCACTCGCGCGCCAGTTGGATATAGATCCGTTGGATTTATTAAAATAA
- a CDS encoding DUF1844 domain-containing protein translates to MQEKMEASLSVLIMSLASSAVMAMGLAPDPQTGQTSKDKNMARFNIDLLVVLQQKTKGNLSSDEAQFLDNLINDLQMKFVSV, encoded by the coding sequence ATGCAAGAAAAAATGGAAGCTTCATTATCAGTTCTTATTATGTCCCTAGCCTCTTCTGCCGTAATGGCAATGGGTTTGGCCCCGGATCCACAAACAGGCCAGACTTCTAAAGATAAAAATATGGCTCGATTTAACATCGATCTTTTGGTGGTGCTGCAGCAAAAAACCAAAGGCAACCTAAGTTCTGACGAGGCGCAATTTTTAGATAACCTAATTAACGATCTGCAAATGAAGTTTGTTTCAGTTTAA